The [Bacillus] selenitireducens MLS10 genome includes a region encoding these proteins:
- a CDS encoding lipopolysaccharide biosynthesis protein, which translates to MDSSVDLPKNNYKKSIKSGVVWNTFMVLINQGSGILVKLILARMLVPEYFGLVGMAVVFTGLFKVINESGMKSALIQRKELDLKPIHFDSVFWFSIVFSSFLFLLVITILAPFTAWFYEEPFLYILTICLSISLLINPLNLIHRVKLSRDLNFKKIAVITTTATVIVSSSSIILAFLGAGIWSIVFQSIGIPLLTVPLMWRATKWRPRLKFSWIALSSIFSFSIYTMGTSIVNFLRNNLDYLLIGKMLSAYFVGLYAIVFMVTETTRTKVYSIINQAMFPIYSRMQDDLNSLKYFYLLTMKYNALITFPFFMVLAFFSEHLLFYFLGAEWVEASFALTILALASIVFGFASTPGEILKAIGKPKVSFKVMLYNTLFIALPLLYIGIKYFGINGAAIATLIHFAISRLIFQMYMYKYINVSIVDVIRSLNIPLLGSLLSVGVIYLFIVYVSVPMNFVFLLIYILLAMLLYVLIIYIAMKDELVKLIKSFKK; encoded by the coding sequence ATGGATTCGAGTGTTGATTTACCTAAAAACAATTATAAAAAGAGTATAAAAAGCGGAGTAGTCTGGAACACCTTCATGGTGTTGATAAACCAAGGGTCAGGTATACTTGTTAAATTAATTTTAGCTAGAATGCTTGTTCCAGAATATTTTGGGCTAGTAGGGATGGCAGTTGTATTTACAGGATTATTTAAAGTAATAAATGAATCGGGTATGAAGTCAGCATTAATACAGAGAAAAGAGTTGGACTTAAAACCTATTCATTTTGATAGTGTTTTTTGGTTTTCGATCGTTTTTAGCTCTTTTCTATTTTTACTAGTAATAACAATACTAGCCCCATTTACTGCATGGTTTTATGAAGAGCCATTTCTCTATATTTTAACCATTTGTCTTTCCATAAGTTTATTAATTAATCCACTTAATTTAATTCATAGGGTTAAATTGTCTAGGGATTTAAATTTTAAAAAAATAGCGGTAATTACAACAACTGCAACTGTAATTGTTAGCAGTTCATCTATTATCCTAGCATTTCTGGGAGCAGGTATATGGAGTATAGTGTTTCAAAGTATAGGTATTCCGTTATTAACAGTACCGCTAATGTGGCGTGCCACAAAATGGAGACCTAGATTAAAGTTTTCTTGGATAGCTTTGTCTAGCATTTTTAGTTTTAGTATTTATACTATGGGGACATCAATAGTTAATTTTTTAAGGAATAATTTAGATTATTTGTTAATTGGTAAAATGCTTAGTGCTTATTTTGTAGGATTGTATGCAATTGTTTTTATGGTAACTGAAACAACAAGAACTAAAGTATATTCCATAATTAACCAAGCGATGTTTCCAATCTATAGCAGGATGCAAGACGACCTAAATAGTTTAAAATACTTTTATCTATTAACAATGAAATATAATGCCTTAATTACCTTTCCTTTCTTTATGGTTCTTGCTTTTTTCTCTGAACACTTGTTATTCTATTTTCTTGGAGCGGAATGGGTAGAAGCTTCTTTTGCTTTAACAATACTAGCGCTTGCAAGTATTGTTTTCGGATTTGCAAGTACTCCTGGAGAAATACTTAAGGCAATTGGTAAACCAAAGGTTAGTTTTAAAGTGATGTTATATAACACTTTATTCATTGCACTTCCTTTACTATATATCGGGATCAAATATTTTGGGATAAACGGTGCAGCAATCGCTACACTTATTCATTTTGCAATATCAAGATTAATTTTTCAGATGTATATGTATAAATATATAAATGTGTCAATTGTAGATGTAATTAGATCTCTTAATATACCTCTATTAGGTAGTTTATTATCGGTTGGAGTTATTTATCTTTTCATTGTATATGTTTCAGTTCCTATGAATTTCGTATTTCTTTTAATATATATACTCTTGGCAATGTTACTTTATGTATTAATAATTTATATCGCTATGAAGGATGAATTAGTTAAACTTATAAAAAGTTTTAAAAAATAA
- a CDS encoding nucleoside/nucleotide kinase family protein: MADRCPISNLYKSLNERNIEYFLLSNFEEFDPNGDIDLYVPIENKDEFLKVMAELGWYKRKEPAIQKYKCFYYYLDSDKVIYLDVKYKLYFMDKDKQTFIYSKSYQNIYKNIKRTEFSAWRPSGPDALHLYLGHLFYEKKVIKDKHIERLKEYLEKYHLELSEREKKELEHVLIILREKNGFDEPTTSYIQRWFKYLKNENQHLRKRSFSYGYKVLVLGTDGTGKSSLIKNIRKEIPVKTKSIYLGTGEDGWELKQVKKMNKNFQGPILGRLLKTIILPIEFCLRVIRGKVNAKYKLILIDRFPGWAIISKNKLRNYIYKIILPKPDLVIFLHGDPQILFERKKERSVESISKDTLKFKSVAHRVCNNVLEINTTELNERETTKVVIDYIVKEKKFRYLLFEELRSIGDE, from the coding sequence ATGGCTGATAGATGTCCAATTTCTAATTTATATAAATCTTTAAATGAGAGAAATATAGAATATTTTCTACTTTCTAATTTTGAAGAGTTTGACCCGAATGGAGATATAGACTTATATGTTCCAATAGAGAATAAAGACGAATTTTTAAAGGTTATGGCAGAATTAGGGTGGTATAAAAGGAAAGAACCTGCAATCCAAAAATATAAATGCTTCTACTATTATTTAGATAGCGATAAAGTAATCTATTTAGATGTTAAATATAAACTTTATTTTATGGATAAAGATAAACAAACTTTTATTTATAGTAAATCATATCAAAATATTTATAAAAATATAAAGAGAACAGAGTTTAGTGCATGGAGACCTTCTGGTCCTGATGCGTTGCATTTATATCTAGGTCATCTCTTTTATGAAAAAAAAGTGATAAAAGACAAACATATTGAAAGACTTAAAGAATATTTGGAGAAATACCATCTTGAGCTTAGTGAAAGAGAAAAAAAAGAGCTTGAACATGTGTTAATAATTTTAAGAGAAAAAAATGGTTTTGATGAACCTACTACATCATATATACAAAGATGGTTTAAATATTTAAAAAATGAGAATCAACACTTAAGAAAACGAAGTTTTTCATATGGATATAAGGTTTTAGTATTAGGCACTGATGGAACTGGAAAGTCTTCATTAATTAAAAATATTAGGAAAGAAATTCCAGTCAAAACGAAAAGTATTTACCTAGGTACTGGTGAAGACGGTTGGGAATTAAAACAAGTTAAAAAAATGAATAAAAATTTTCAAGGACCTATTCTGGGAAGACTATTAAAAACAATAATTCTTCCAATAGAATTTTGTTTAAGAGTTATTAGAGGTAAAGTTAATGCAAAATATAAGCTTATTTTAATTGATAGATTCCCCGGTTGGGCAATTATATCTAAAAATAAATTAAGGAATTATATATATAAAATAATACTACCTAAACCTGACTTAGTTATATTTTTACATGGGGATCCTCAAATATTATTCGAAAGGAAGAAAGAGAGATCGGTTGAAAGTATATCTAAAGATACATTAAAATTCAAGTCAGTTGCTCATAGGGTTTGTAACAATGTACTAGAAATAAATACAACAGAGTTAAATGAACGAGAAACAACTAAGGTAGTCATTGATTATATTGTGAAAGAAAAGAAGTTTAGGTATTTGTTGTTTGAAGAATTGAGGAGTATTGGGGACGAATAG